In Terriglobus sp. TAA 43, a single window of DNA contains:
- a CDS encoding CPBP family intramembrane glutamic endopeptidase, translating into MQDDQNPDASPRNSVRRIFFGHDGLRAIWSILLFLALAIVLGRVTLGAFRGYLHQQQLVMKNTGELPVTFTLLVDGVLFAVAALVAFLISRIEKRSFGKYGVDALRPNRIRQFSAGLAIGITTMCLLMLALKVAGAMAFNGLLLRGTDIVKWGVLWALAFFAVALAEEYLMRGFLQFQLARGVAAIASRMGHREALCKRIGFWVAAGFFSLLFGLLHGNNPGESPIGLLSAGLIGLVLAYSLWRTGSLWWAIGYHAAWDWTQSFVWGVADSGGVSQHRLLSTHPQGPLLLSGGLTGPEGSILVLAIILLVTAIVALTLKPQPGSPAAESNVSSI; encoded by the coding sequence ATGCAGGACGATCAGAACCCGGATGCATCACCACGCAACAGTGTGCGGCGAATTTTCTTCGGACACGATGGCCTGCGCGCAATCTGGTCCATCCTGCTGTTCCTTGCGCTGGCGATCGTTCTTGGGAGAGTCACACTCGGAGCATTTCGCGGCTATCTCCACCAGCAGCAGCTTGTGATGAAGAACACAGGCGAACTGCCAGTGACCTTCACGCTGCTCGTGGATGGAGTACTCTTCGCCGTTGCGGCTCTTGTTGCCTTCCTGATCTCCCGGATCGAAAAGCGAAGCTTCGGAAAGTACGGCGTCGACGCTCTGCGACCGAATCGCATCCGCCAGTTTTCTGCTGGACTCGCAATTGGCATCACCACCATGTGCCTGCTGATGCTGGCGTTGAAAGTAGCAGGCGCCATGGCCTTTAACGGTCTTCTTTTGCGCGGCACAGACATCGTGAAATGGGGCGTGCTCTGGGCTTTGGCATTTTTTGCCGTAGCTCTGGCTGAGGAATACCTCATGCGCGGTTTTCTGCAATTCCAGCTGGCACGCGGCGTCGCAGCCATCGCCTCACGCATGGGTCACCGCGAAGCACTTTGCAAACGCATCGGCTTCTGGGTCGCGGCGGGATTCTTCTCCCTGTTGTTTGGCCTGTTGCATGGCAATAACCCCGGCGAATCGCCCATTGGTCTGCTGAGCGCTGGCCTCATCGGTCTCGTGCTGGCCTACAGCCTGTGGCGCACCGGCTCCCTGTGGTGGGCCATTGGATACCACGCCGCATGGGACTGGACGCAGTCATTCGTCTGGGGCGTGGCAGACAGCGGCGGCGTCTCGCAGCATCGCCTGTTGAGCACGCATCCCCAGGGCCCGCTACTGCTGAGTGGCGGCCTTACAGGGCCGGAGGGCAGCATTCTGGTCCTAGCTATCATCCTTCTGGTCACTGCTATCGTCGCCCTCACATTGAAGCCCCAACCCGGTTCTCCCGCGGCAGAATCGAACGTGTCGTCCATCTGA